The following coding sequences lie in one Isoptericola variabilis 225 genomic window:
- a CDS encoding VOC family protein → MARLNPYLSFRTEARDALEYYRSALGGEVQIDTYGSIPGMVDDPEEQHLVMHGQLETPHGLCLMAADTPSVMEYVAPNRGVTVALTGGAEDHEYVATAYERLASDATVSVPFEKAPWGDYFGQLTDKYGVSWMFDVGDPGAE, encoded by the coding sequence ATGGCCAGGCTCAACCCCTATCTCAGCTTCAGGACCGAGGCGCGCGACGCGCTCGAGTACTACCGGTCGGCCCTCGGCGGCGAGGTGCAGATCGACACCTACGGCAGCATCCCCGGCATGGTCGACGACCCGGAGGAGCAGCACCTCGTGATGCACGGCCAGCTCGAGACGCCGCACGGGCTGTGCCTCATGGCCGCCGACACGCCGTCGGTCATGGAGTACGTCGCACCCAATCGGGGCGTGACGGTCGCGCTCACCGGCGGCGCCGAGGACCACGAGTACGTCGCCACCGCGTACGAGCGGCTGGCCTCCGACGCCACGGTGAGCGTGCCGTTCGAGAAGGCGCCGTGGGGCGACTACTTCGGGCAGCTCACGGACAAGTACGGCGTGAGCTGGATGTTCGACGTCGGCGACCCGGGCGCGGAGTGA
- a CDS encoding homoserine O-acetyltransferase — protein sequence MTSATTAATGPPVTVPGPTSATPAGPAARARVRPPVPASGAWREGDPVGNRRFADVGTFELDSGALLPDVRVAYETFGELAPDGSNAVLVLHALTGDSHVTGPAGPGHRTPGWWQPMVGPGAPIDTDHYYVVVPNVLGGCQGTTGPASSAPDGRPWGGRFPRVTPRDQVAVEIELARQLGITGWELVVGASMGGHRVLEWALLGPEAGIEVRNLAAIATTAQTSGDQIAWAHPQLGAIRSDPRWRGGDYYDAADGDGPHAGLAIARQIAHTTYRSARELDARFGRLPQGGEDPLTDGRYAVQSYLDHHGDKLARRFDANSYLVLTESMLTHDLGRDRGGVEAALSQITARTLVVAVDSDRLFPPEQSGRIATWVPGAEPLRIVTSDFGHDGFLIEFDQLGPIVREFLAEVAQDPAR from the coding sequence GTGACGTCGGCGACGACCGCGGCGACCGGGCCACCCGTGACCGTCCCCGGGCCGACGTCGGCCACCCCCGCCGGACCGGCGGCGCGCGCCCGCGTGCGCCCGCCGGTCCCGGCGTCGGGAGCGTGGCGCGAGGGCGACCCGGTCGGCAACCGCCGCTTCGCCGACGTCGGGACGTTCGAGCTCGACTCGGGCGCGCTCCTGCCCGACGTGCGCGTCGCGTACGAGACGTTCGGCGAGCTCGCGCCCGACGGCTCGAACGCCGTGCTCGTGCTGCACGCGCTCACGGGCGACTCGCACGTCACCGGTCCTGCCGGCCCGGGGCACCGCACACCCGGCTGGTGGCAGCCCATGGTGGGCCCGGGGGCGCCGATCGACACGGACCACTACTACGTCGTCGTCCCCAACGTCCTCGGTGGCTGCCAGGGCACGACCGGCCCGGCGTCGTCCGCGCCCGACGGACGCCCCTGGGGCGGGCGGTTCCCGCGCGTGACGCCGCGCGACCAGGTCGCCGTCGAGATCGAGCTCGCGCGCCAGCTCGGCATCACGGGGTGGGAGCTCGTCGTCGGCGCGTCGATGGGCGGCCACCGCGTGCTCGAGTGGGCCCTGCTCGGCCCCGAGGCCGGCATCGAGGTCCGCAACCTCGCGGCGATCGCGACGACGGCGCAGACGTCGGGCGACCAGATCGCGTGGGCGCACCCGCAGCTCGGGGCGATCCGCTCGGACCCGCGCTGGCGCGGCGGCGACTACTACGACGCCGCCGACGGCGACGGGCCGCACGCCGGGCTCGCGATCGCGCGCCAGATCGCGCACACGACGTACCGGTCGGCGCGCGAGCTCGACGCCCGGTTCGGGCGCCTGCCGCAGGGCGGCGAGGACCCGCTCACCGACGGGCGCTACGCGGTGCAGTCGTACCTCGACCACCACGGCGACAAGCTCGCCCGCCGGTTCGACGCGAACTCCTACCTCGTGCTCACCGAGTCGATGCTCACGCACGACCTCGGGCGGGACCGTGGCGGCGTCGAGGCGGCGCTGTCGCAGATCACGGCCCGCACGCTCGTCGTCGCGGTCGACAGCGACCGGCTGTTCCCGCCCGAGCAGTCGGGCCGGATCGCCACGTGGGTCCCGGGGGCCGAGCCGCTGCGCATCGTGACCTCCGACTTCGGGCACGACGGGTTCCTCATCGAGTTCGACCAGCTCGGCCCCATCGTCCGCGAGTTCCTCGCCGAGGTCGCGCAGGACCCCGCGAGGTAG